One stretch of Rosistilla oblonga DNA includes these proteins:
- a CDS encoding 3-keto-disaccharide hydrolase: MRRLFACFLLLFPIVAVAQSPAPESGFTPLFDGKSLQGWEGDANWFRVDDGAIVAGSASETIPNNFFLATTEQYEDFELRLEAKLVGAGQNAGVQFRTRRIPNHHEVSGYQADMGTAGGKPIWGSLYDESRRNKMLAVPDPAAVEAVLKTDDWNRIRVRCQGARIQIWLNDLQTVDYTETDPQIERTGIIALQIHGGKPALASYRNIRIQRLK, encoded by the coding sequence ATGCGCCGCCTGTTCGCCTGTTTTTTGCTGCTTTTCCCGATCGTTGCTGTCGCTCAATCGCCAGCCCCCGAATCGGGCTTCACGCCGCTGTTCGATGGCAAATCGCTGCAGGGATGGGAGGGAGACGCGAACTGGTTCCGCGTCGACGACGGTGCGATCGTAGCCGGTTCGGCCAGCGAAACGATCCCGAACAACTTCTTCCTGGCCACGACCGAGCAGTACGAAGATTTTGAGCTGCGGTTGGAAGCCAAGCTGGTTGGGGCGGGGCAAAACGCGGGGGTCCAGTTCCGCACCCGGCGAATCCCCAACCACCACGAGGTTTCGGGCTATCAAGCCGACATGGGGACGGCGGGGGGGAAGCCGATCTGGGGCTCGCTGTACGACGAATCGCGACGCAATAAGATGTTGGCCGTCCCCGATCCGGCAGCGGTTGAGGCGGTACTGAAAACGGACGACTGGAATCGGATCCGCGTCCGCTGCCAGGGGGCTCGCATCCAGATCTGGCTCAACGATTTGCAGACGGTCGACTACACCGAAACCGATCCGCAGATCGAGCGAACGGGGATCATCGCGTTGCAGATCCATGGTGGTAAACCCGCACTCGCCTCCTATCGCAACATCCGCATCCAGCGGTTGAAGTAA
- the ilvD gene encoding dihydroxy-acid dehydratase: MNAPLNKYSSRVTQPKSQGASQAMLYGTGMTSEDMNKAQVGIGSVWYEGNTCNMHLLDLANEVKEGVRAADMVGMRFNTVGVSDGISMGTEGMSFSLQSRDLIADSIETIMGGQWYDGLVALPGCDKNMPGCLIAMGRLNRPSIMVYGGTIRAGKWNGQKLDIVNAFQCYGQYLSGDIDESERQNIVKCSIPGAGACGGMYTANTMATAIEALGMTLPYSASIPAEDPAKKDECRRAGAAIRVLLERDIKPRDIMTRQAFENAMAVIMAVGGSTNAVLHLIAMARAVDINLTIDDFQAVSDRVPYIADLKPSGKFVQEDLHSVGGTPALMKYLLAEGVITGDCMTVTGKTLGENLADVPDLDPGQEIIRPLDKPIKASGHIRILRGNLAPEGAVAKITGKEGLLFTGTARCFDSEEEMLTALEEKKIVKGDVVIIRYEGPKGGPGMPEMLTPTSAIMGAGLGADVALMTDGRFSGGSHGFIVGHVTPEAQEGGPIALARDGDKITIDAEKLEINIDVSDEELAKRREEFVAPPLKATRGTLYKYIKNVKSASEGCVTDE, from the coding sequence ATGAATGCTCCCCTTAATAAGTACAGCAGTCGAGTCACTCAACCCAAGAGCCAAGGCGCTTCGCAAGCGATGCTCTACGGCACCGGAATGACTTCCGAAGACATGAACAAGGCGCAGGTGGGGATCGGCAGCGTCTGGTACGAAGGCAACACTTGCAACATGCATCTGTTGGACCTCGCCAACGAAGTCAAGGAAGGCGTCCGCGCCGCCGACATGGTTGGAATGCGGTTCAACACCGTCGGCGTCAGCGACGGGATCTCGATGGGAACCGAGGGGATGAGCTTTTCGCTGCAGAGTCGCGACCTGATCGCCGACAGCATCGAAACGATCATGGGTGGCCAGTGGTATGACGGCTTGGTCGCGCTGCCCGGTTGCGACAAGAACATGCCCGGATGTCTGATCGCGATGGGACGTTTGAACCGCCCCAGCATCATGGTCTACGGCGGTACGATCCGAGCTGGCAAGTGGAACGGACAGAAGCTGGATATCGTCAACGCGTTCCAGTGCTACGGCCAATACCTGTCGGGCGATATCGATGAATCCGAACGCCAGAACATCGTCAAGTGCAGCATCCCGGGCGCTGGTGCTTGCGGCGGTATGTACACAGCCAACACGATGGCGACCGCGATCGAAGCCCTCGGCATGACGTTGCCCTATTCGGCTAGCATCCCCGCCGAAGATCCCGCCAAGAAAGATGAATGCCGCCGTGCCGGTGCCGCGATCCGCGTCCTGTTGGAACGGGACATCAAGCCACGCGACATCATGACTCGCCAAGCATTCGAAAACGCGATGGCTGTGATCATGGCGGTCGGCGGCAGCACCAACGCCGTGTTGCACCTGATCGCGATGGCTCGCGCTGTCGACATCAATTTGACGATCGACGATTTCCAAGCGGTCAGCGATCGCGTTCCTTATATCGCTGACCTCAAGCCGAGCGGCAAGTTCGTTCAAGAGGATCTGCACAGCGTTGGCGGAACGCCCGCGTTGATGAAGTATCTGTTGGCCGAAGGCGTGATCACCGGCGACTGCATGACCGTCACCGGCAAAACCCTCGGCGAAAACCTAGCCGACGTTCCCGATCTCGATCCCGGTCAAGAGATCATTCGCCCGCTGGATAAACCGATCAAAGCCAGCGGCCACATCCGCATCCTGCGCGGCAACCTGGCGCCCGAAGGAGCTGTTGCCAAGATCACCGGCAAAGAGGGGTTGCTGTTCACCGGCACCGCCCGCTGCTTCGACAGCGAAGAAGAGATGCTGACGGCATTGGAAGAAAAGAAGATCGTCAAGGGTGACGTGGTGATCATTCGTTATGAAGGTCCTAAGGGTGGCCCCGGCATGCCGGAGATGCTGACCCCAACCAGCGCGATCATGGGTGCCGGTTTGGGCGCCGACGTGGCGTTGATGACCGATGGACGCTTCTCGGGCGGGTCGCACGGATTTATCGTCGGCCACGTTACTCCCGAAGCTCAAGAGGGCGGGCCGATCGCTCTGGCTCGCGATGGCGACAAGATCACGATCGACGCGGAAAAGCTGGAGATCAACATCGACGTCAGCGACGAAGAACTGGCCAAGCGACGCGAGGAATTTGTCGCGCCGCCACTGAAGGCAACACGCGGCACGCTTTACAAGTACATTAAGAATGTAAAGAGTGCCTCCGAAGGTTGCGTCACCGACGAGTAG
- a CDS encoding TIM barrel protein translates to MSLSRRNLLAAGGAALAAVATRQTVSRAEDVAEETAARDSSPAITKGRIHQSVMGWCFKPIPSIELAKHCKAIGIEAIEGIPASDYPAVTELGLKISLVGSHGFQNGPLDPENHAMNEAKLREAIDTAVKFGAPSVITFTGMRKTGIDDRQATKNCLDLWKRVLPYAEANDITLVLEHLNSRDDTHPMKGHPGYWGDDVELCVDLVKQLDSPRFKLLFDIYHVQIMNGDIIRRIREYHPLIGHYHTAGSPGRGELNDDQEINYPAVMRAILETGYSQYVAQEFIPTSNDPIASLREAARVCDV, encoded by the coding sequence ATGAGTCTATCGCGACGTAATCTTTTGGCCGCCGGCGGGGCGGCTCTGGCGGCAGTTGCCACGCGGCAAACGGTTTCCCGTGCCGAGGATGTTGCCGAGGAAACGGCCGCTCGCGATTCGAGCCCCGCGATCACGAAGGGACGGATTCACCAATCGGTGATGGGGTGGTGCTTCAAGCCGATACCGTCGATCGAACTGGCCAAGCACTGCAAAGCGATCGGCATCGAAGCGATCGAAGGGATTCCCGCAAGCGACTATCCCGCCGTCACCGAGCTCGGCCTGAAGATCTCGCTGGTCGGCAGCCACGGTTTCCAGAATGGACCGCTGGATCCCGAAAACCATGCGATGAATGAGGCGAAGCTGCGCGAAGCAATCGATACCGCCGTGAAGTTCGGTGCTCCCAGCGTGATCACATTTACTGGGATGCGAAAAACGGGAATCGACGACCGCCAGGCGACAAAAAACTGCCTGGACCTCTGGAAACGTGTTCTTCCGTACGCCGAAGCGAACGATATCACGCTGGTTCTTGAACATTTGAACAGTCGCGACGACACGCACCCGATGAAGGGGCATCCGGGATACTGGGGAGACGACGTGGAACTGTGCGTCGACCTAGTCAAACAGCTCGATTCACCGCGCTTCAAGCTGTTATTTGACATCTATCACGTGCAAATCATGAACGGGGATATCATTCGCCGTATTAGGGAGTATCATCCACTTATCGGTCACTATCACACCGCTGGCTCTCCGGGCCGGGGTGAGTTAAACGACGATCAAGAGATCAATTACCCAGCTGTCATGCGGGCGATTCTGGAAACTGGATATTCTCAATACGTCGCGCAAGAGTTCATCCCGACTAGCAATGACCCAATCGCCTCCCTTCGCGAGGCTGCAAGGGTGTGCGATGTGTAG
- a CDS encoding IS3 family transposase, translating to MKYAWIKQHRDSFPIQTMCRVMRVSRSGYYAWCVREPSARKQRTNKIRADVQRVHASSKQIYGSYKVAELMQADAQLESASRNTVAKAMREMGLKSKVHKRFTPTTTVADPTKVPAPNLLDQVFEAEGPNRKWVTDITYLPSANGWIYLAVVLDLFSRKVVGWSISESLATPLVEDALRQAIANRRPDTANLLHHSDRGCQYTSSEYQRTLKTLGITCSMSRTGCCYDNAVMERFFWSLKHEWTKFESFADINDARSSVFEYIEAFYNSTRIHQTLGYRTPNQFEVDHEQSLAL from the coding sequence ATGAAGTACGCCTGGATCAAACAACATCGCGACTCGTTTCCAATTCAGACCATGTGCCGAGTGATGCGTGTCAGCAGGAGCGGCTATTACGCCTGGTGCGTGCGCGAGCCAAGTGCACGCAAGCAAAGAACGAATAAGATTCGCGCGGATGTTCAGCGGGTGCACGCCAGTTCGAAGCAGATCTACGGAAGCTACAAGGTCGCTGAACTGATGCAGGCCGACGCGCAGCTCGAGTCGGCAAGTCGCAATACGGTTGCCAAGGCGATGCGTGAAATGGGCCTAAAAAGCAAGGTCCACAAGCGTTTCACTCCAACGACCACGGTCGCCGATCCAACCAAAGTCCCCGCACCGAATCTACTCGACCAGGTCTTCGAGGCGGAAGGACCAAACCGCAAATGGGTAACCGATATCACCTATTTGCCATCGGCCAACGGCTGGATCTATCTTGCTGTTGTGCTCGATCTGTTTAGCCGCAAAGTGGTTGGATGGTCGATTTCCGAAAGCCTCGCAACGCCTCTGGTTGAAGATGCGTTGAGGCAAGCGATCGCAAATCGACGGCCCGACACAGCGAACCTGCTGCACCACAGCGATCGTGGATGCCAGTACACCAGCAGCGAGTATCAACGTACGCTGAAGACTCTCGGCATCACCTGCTCGATGAGCCGCACTGGATGTTGTTATGACAACGCCGTGATGGAACGATTCTTTTGGTCCCTGAAACATGAGTGGACCAAATTTGAATCGTTTGCCGATATCAACGATGCCCGAAGCAGCGTATTTGAATACATCGAAGCGTTTTACAACTCCACGCGAATTCATCAAACCCTTGGCTACCGAACTCCCAACCAGTTCGAAGTCGACCACGAGCAATCCTTAGCCCTTTGA
- a CDS encoding transposase: protein MPENPRQPRRVHSDEFKRSAVELVTKKGYTIKQAADAVAVAPRSIRDWIKKFDASAIPASVGSSNDALIAENRRLKKALLQAEMERDILKKATAYFAKESK from the coding sequence ATGCCAGAGAACCCTAGACAGCCGCGACGTGTGCATTCGGACGAGTTTAAACGCAGTGCCGTGGAGCTCGTTACGAAGAAGGGCTACACGATCAAACAGGCCGCCGATGCAGTTGCAGTGGCTCCGAGGAGCATCCGCGATTGGATCAAGAAATTTGACGCCAGTGCGATCCCCGCTTCAGTCGGCTCAAGCAACGATGCGCTGATTGCCGAGAACCGTCGCCTGAAGAAGGCGCTGCTGCAGGCCGAAATGGAACGAGACATATTAAAAAAAGCCACGGCGTATTTTGCGAAGGAGTCGAAATGA
- a CDS encoding magnesium chelatase — protein MSTPSEVPSISNLSELRQSGWKSKTVKHELRDNFLVALQAGDVLFPGIVGYDDTVIPEINLAILAGHDMLFLGEKGQAKSRIMRMLVRFLDEWTPYIDHPELPVHEDPMDPITALGKRLVKELPEDQIKIAWWHRNDRYSERLSPGTKFADIIGEIDPGKLTSGVSMNAEAALAFGLIPRMHRGIFAMNELPELDDLVQVGLFNILEERDVQIRGYPIKFDLDVMILFSANPSTYNRSGKVIPQLKDRIGSIIQTHYPSDRDQGIAILQQEANDDLGGPFPVQVPYFMYEVVEEITKQARRSKFIDHQSGVSARFSLANFRTMVASARQRSVVLGESPAVPRISDLGHIYSSALGKLELDLMGSHQMSERQVLDAVVAEAIQVVFQKYVEQHGTAEIGEIFKKGVRVEVGDMLPSTVYAERLKRVPPVWEKAFEVNASASEPVRASCVEFVLAGLYSMDHISRSQRHGSIEYEI, from the coding sequence ATGAGTACCCCAAGCGAAGTCCCCTCCATTTCGAATCTCAGTGAACTGCGCCAATCGGGCTGGAAATCGAAGACCGTCAAACACGAGCTGCGCGATAACTTCCTGGTGGCGTTGCAGGCTGGCGACGTACTGTTCCCCGGCATCGTCGGTTATGACGACACCGTCATCCCCGAGATCAATCTGGCGATCCTGGCGGGGCACGACATGCTGTTCCTGGGCGAAAAGGGACAAGCGAAAAGTCGCATCATGCGGATGTTGGTCCGCTTTCTCGACGAGTGGACTCCCTACATCGATCACCCCGAATTGCCGGTCCACGAAGATCCAATGGACCCGATCACCGCCTTGGGGAAGCGTTTGGTGAAGGAGTTGCCTGAGGATCAGATCAAGATCGCTTGGTGGCATCGCAACGATCGGTACAGCGAACGGTTGAGTCCCGGGACAAAGTTCGCCGACATCATCGGTGAGATCGACCCGGGCAAACTGACAAGCGGTGTCAGCATGAACGCCGAAGCGGCACTCGCGTTTGGCTTGATCCCGCGGATGCACCGCGGCATCTTTGCGATGAACGAATTGCCCGAACTGGACGATCTCGTGCAGGTTGGTCTGTTCAACATCCTCGAGGAACGGGACGTTCAGATCCGCGGCTATCCGATCAAATTCGACCTCGATGTGATGATCCTCTTCTCCGCCAACCCCAGCACCTACAACCGCTCGGGCAAGGTGATTCCACAGTTGAAGGATCGGATCGGGTCGATCATCCAGACGCATTACCCCAGCGACCGCGACCAGGGGATTGCGATCCTGCAGCAGGAAGCCAACGACGATCTCGGCGGACCGTTCCCCGTTCAGGTTCCGTATTTCATGTACGAAGTGGTCGAAGAGATCACCAAACAGGCGCGGCGCAGCAAGTTCATCGATCATCAATCGGGCGTGTCGGCGAGGTTCTCGTTAGCGAACTTCCGCACGATGGTCGCCTCGGCGCGGCAGCGTTCGGTCGTCCTCGGCGAATCCCCCGCGGTGCCGCGGATCAGCGACCTCGGTCACATCTACAGCAGTGCTCTGGGGAAGTTGGAGCTGGATCTGATGGGCAGCCACCAAATGAGCGAACGCCAAGTCCTGGACGCCGTCGTCGCCGAAGCGATTCAGGTCGTCTTCCAGAAGTATGTCGAACAGCATGGCACCGCAGAGATCGGCGAGATCTTCAAGAAGGGAGTACGCGTCGAGGTCGGTGACATGTTGCCCTCTACGGTCTATGCCGAGCGACTGAAACGAGTCCCTCCGGTTTGGGAGAAGGCGTTTGAAGTCAACGCCAGCGCCAGCGAACCGGTCCGCGCCAGTTGCGTCGAATTTGTCCTAGCCGGACTGTATAGCATGGACCACATCAGCCGCTCCCAGCGACACGGATCGATCGAATACGAAATCTAA
- a CDS encoding efflux RND transporter permease subunit encodes MYWLAEVCVKRPVFALMLITALVVAGAVAFPQLGVDRFPNLDMPQVFVRTTYLGAAAEEVESEVSSVIEDAVATVAGIDELRSISANGRSFVIVTIELDRDIDAAIQDVRDAVAGVANLLPPGIDPPIVQKRDLDSSPIMTLAVSGPRSARELYVMADRYVKNVIESSSGVGEVKISGAADRAIQVDIDARRLAAHRLSILQVRDALVRQNAEVPGGLMNEGQRERSLRTLGRISESHRFPDLTVATVGDTAVRLSELGTVTDGTKEVRTLARLNGQPAVLLEIQRQSGENTVAVIDAIKEQLPRSQELLPDDIRVEVIQDQSRYIVEALHEIERHLISGSILACLTVMLFMRSWRSTIIASVAIPASIIATFAFMKWFGFTLNNVTMLALVLMVGVVIDDAIVVLENVFHCIEEKGMAPAEAAVTGTKEIGLAVLATTISLVIVFLPVSFLSSVTGRLLFEFGVTATVAILISMLVSFSLTPMMCSKLLRPIDKPTEDESGKSKKSAAVKSRGGVYSWIEGAYLWMLARALRFRWLVLVVVVLVIASNIPLSQWVRRDYIPLNVDESEFEIRAEAKPGASLLAMQATIDRVEAELDKIDGIEAVMTTVGTGGYGDVNRAKMFVRLQDSRERTFSFGRLWDGLLTGDPKAAFRGNFTQREKMGEIRKRLSPIKDLRLSVRNLTSLRQGAPVDIDFAIMGPDAEKLLEFSDKMKARVKEIPGIVDVYSTLQINNPELLVSIDRQRAAALGVEVREIADTLRVAVGGDDRVSRYLDQSAGDAYDVELRLVGLDRNDIQSISQLYVRTNPMLPTTSANDLVVAAIETGLSGSMTRIDNVVDFEYSQAASRIDRLSRQRMVSVRANIANGYALADRIEAMEQVANEIGLPEGFNYEILGGGRELERTITDFGWTFVLSFIFMYIVLAAQYENMVYPLIILLSLPLAIPFGLISLYWGGETLNLYSALGILVLFGVVKKAAILQVDHTNALRSQGIGRHDAIMQANRDRLRPILMTTVSFVAGLLPLLIATGPGAEERRSIAVLAAGGQTLSLILTLLAIPVLYTFFDDLGKLPGWLMKPTKSEPARVDSASSIAS; translated from the coding sequence TTGTATTGGCTAGCTGAAGTTTGCGTAAAGCGTCCGGTCTTCGCTTTGATGTTGATCACTGCGTTGGTCGTCGCTGGAGCTGTTGCGTTTCCACAGCTGGGCGTCGACAGGTTCCCGAACCTCGACATGCCGCAGGTCTTTGTCCGCACGACGTATCTCGGCGCGGCGGCAGAGGAGGTGGAATCGGAGGTCAGCAGCGTCATCGAAGACGCGGTTGCGACGGTCGCGGGGATCGACGAACTGCGATCGATCTCGGCCAACGGTCGCTCGTTTGTGATCGTCACCATCGAACTGGATCGCGACATCGATGCGGCGATTCAAGACGTTCGCGATGCGGTGGCGGGAGTCGCCAATCTGTTGCCGCCGGGGATCGATCCACCGATCGTGCAGAAGCGTGATCTCGATTCGTCGCCGATCATGACGCTGGCCGTCTCGGGCCCGCGGTCGGCTCGGGAACTGTACGTGATGGCGGATCGATATGTCAAAAACGTGATCGAATCCTCCAGCGGCGTCGGTGAGGTGAAAATCTCCGGAGCGGCCGACCGGGCGATCCAGGTCGACATCGACGCTCGGCGGCTGGCGGCACACCGGCTGTCGATCCTGCAGGTTCGGGACGCCTTGGTGCGTCAGAACGCCGAGGTGCCGGGCGGATTGATGAACGAAGGGCAACGCGAACGGTCGCTGCGAACGCTGGGGCGAATCTCCGAATCGCACCGGTTTCCCGATCTGACGGTCGCCACGGTCGGCGACACCGCGGTGCGGTTGAGCGAATTAGGGACGGTGACCGACGGAACCAAAGAGGTCCGCACGCTCGCTCGGCTCAACGGCCAGCCGGCGGTCCTGTTGGAGATCCAACGCCAGAGCGGCGAGAACACGGTCGCGGTGATCGACGCGATCAAAGAGCAATTGCCGCGCAGCCAGGAACTGTTACCCGACGATATCCGCGTCGAAGTCATTCAAGATCAATCGCGTTACATCGTCGAAGCGTTGCACGAGATCGAACGCCACCTGATCTCCGGCAGCATCCTGGCCTGCTTGACGGTGATGCTGTTCATGCGATCGTGGCGGTCGACGATCATCGCGTCGGTGGCGATCCCGGCATCGATCATCGCGACGTTTGCGTTCATGAAATGGTTCGGCTTCACGTTGAACAACGTCACGATGCTGGCTTTGGTGTTGATGGTCGGCGTGGTGATCGACGATGCGATCGTAGTTCTCGAAAACGTTTTCCACTGCATCGAAGAGAAGGGGATGGCGCCGGCGGAAGCCGCCGTGACGGGAACGAAAGAGATCGGACTTGCGGTCCTGGCGACAACGATCTCGCTGGTGATCGTCTTCCTGCCGGTCTCGTTCCTGTCGAGCGTTACGGGACGGTTGCTGTTCGAGTTTGGTGTGACAGCGACCGTGGCGATCCTGATCTCGATGCTTGTCAGTTTTTCGCTGACGCCGATGATGTGCAGCAAGCTGTTGCGGCCGATCGACAAGCCGACCGAAGACGAGTCCGGCAAGTCGAAAAAGAGTGCGGCGGTCAAATCCCGTGGCGGCGTCTACTCCTGGATCGAGGGAGCTTATCTGTGGATGCTGGCCCGGGCGCTGCGGTTCCGCTGGCTGGTGTTAGTTGTTGTGGTGCTGGTGATCGCGTCGAACATTCCGCTGAGCCAATGGGTGCGCCGCGACTACATCCCGTTGAACGTCGACGAATCGGAATTCGAGATTCGAGCGGAGGCAAAACCGGGAGCGAGCTTGCTGGCGATGCAAGCGACGATCGACCGCGTGGAGGCGGAACTCGACAAGATCGACGGCATCGAGGCGGTGATGACGACCGTCGGCACCGGCGGCTACGGCGACGTCAACCGCGCAAAGATGTTCGTGCGATTGCAGGACAGCCGCGAGAGAACGTTTTCGTTTGGACGACTGTGGGACGGTTTGCTGACTGGCGATCCGAAGGCTGCGTTCCGCGGAAACTTCACTCAACGCGAAAAGATGGGAGAGATCCGCAAGCGATTGTCTCCGATCAAAGATCTGCGGCTATCGGTCCGCAACCTGACTTCGCTGCGGCAGGGAGCCCCCGTCGATATCGACTTTGCAATCATGGGCCCCGACGCCGAGAAGTTGCTGGAATTCAGCGACAAGATGAAGGCTAGGGTCAAAGAGATCCCTGGAATCGTCGACGTCTATTCGACGCTGCAGATCAACAACCCCGAGTTGCTGGTGTCGATCGATCGCCAGCGGGCGGCGGCGCTTGGGGTCGAGGTGCGTGAGATCGCCGATACACTGCGAGTGGCCGTCGGCGGCGACGACCGCGTCTCGCGATACTTGGATCAATCGGCGGGCGACGCCTACGATGTCGAACTGCGGCTTGTCGGTCTGGACCGCAACGACATCCAATCGATCTCTCAGCTGTACGTGCGGACCAATCCGATGCTGCCGACCACATCGGCGAATGATTTGGTCGTCGCGGCGATCGAGACGGGGCTGAGTGGTTCGATGACGCGGATCGATAACGTTGTCGATTTCGAATACAGCCAGGCGGCGTCGCGAATCGACCGCTTGAGTCGCCAGCGGATGGTGTCGGTGCGAGCGAACATCGCCAACGGTTACGCGTTGGCCGACCGGATCGAAGCGATGGAGCAAGTGGCAAACGAAATCGGTCTGCCCGAAGGCTTTAACTACGAGATCCTCGGCGGCGGCCGCGAGCTGGAACGAACGATCACCGACTTCGGTTGGACGTTTGTGTTGTCGTTCATCTTCATGTACATCGTGCTGGCGGCTCAGTACGAAAACATGGTCTACCCGCTGATCATTCTCCTGTCGTTGCCACTGGCGATTCCGTTTGGTTTGATCAGTCTGTATTGGGGCGGCGAGACGTTGAACCTGTATTCGGCGCTTGGCATCTTGGTGCTGTTTGGCGTGGTCAAGAAGGCGGCGATTTTGCAAGTCGATCACACCAACGCGCTGCGATCGCAAGGGATCGGCCGGCACGATGCGATCATGCAAGCCAACCGCGACCGCTTGCGTCCGATTCTGATGACGACGGTTTCGTTTGTCGCCGGTCTGCTGCCGCTGTTGATCGCAACGGGGCCGGGAGCCGAAGAGCGGCGTTCGATTGCGGTGCTGGCCGCCGGCGGCCAGACTCTGTCGTTGATCCTGACGCTGCTGGCGATCCCCGTGCTGTATACCTTCTTCGACGACCTGGGCAAGCTTCCCGGTTGGTTGATGAAGCCGACCAAGAGCGAACCGGCACGCGTCGACTCCGCCAGCAGCATCGCGTCGTAG
- a CDS encoding efflux RND transporter periplasmic adaptor subunit, with translation MHVPTLSSIVSPRAHCIGVAACLSLLVAATGCDSPAAAMKSEPKPEPLETIEAELMTVALQPWPTIVRSQGSLDADEESVVGAKVAGRVAEVHVDLGDYVNVGDPLVTLDQAEFQLKVDQTEAQLEQARAAVGLRAGVPVSELNPENAPPVRQQRALWEEAQSSLKRLESLRVQKAVSEGEYELAAAAERVAEARYASALNGVYEKIAAIGSYQAELSLARNQLTDAIIRSPLEGFIHQRLTAPGSYISVGQSIAVVVRTSPLRFRSSVPERRAQALSLGQQVRLQIESVPEPRTATITRISPMLDQQSRSLVFEAEIENEGQELRGGLFAEAEIVVDDDATGLVVPQSAINEFAGAEKTWKVVDGELVEQEVLIGKRRNGQLEVLQGLQSGDVILRDASQGRIAKIKP, from the coding sequence ATGCATGTTCCCACGCTGTCATCCATCGTTTCCCCTCGCGCGCACTGCATCGGTGTTGCTGCCTGCCTGAGTCTGCTGGTGGCGGCGACGGGCTGCGATTCTCCCGCAGCGGCAATGAAGTCCGAACCGAAGCCGGAACCGCTGGAGACGATCGAGGCGGAGTTGATGACGGTGGCACTGCAGCCGTGGCCGACGATCGTTCGCAGCCAGGGGAGTTTGGATGCCGACGAAGAATCGGTCGTGGGGGCGAAGGTCGCCGGCCGTGTGGCGGAGGTGCATGTCGACCTGGGCGATTATGTCAACGTCGGCGATCCGTTGGTGACGCTGGACCAAGCCGAATTTCAACTGAAGGTCGACCAGACCGAAGCTCAATTGGAACAAGCTCGCGCGGCGGTTGGGTTGCGAGCCGGCGTGCCGGTCTCCGAATTAAATCCCGAAAACGCTCCGCCGGTCCGCCAGCAGCGGGCGCTGTGGGAAGAAGCGCAAAGCAGCCTCAAGCGACTCGAGAGCCTGAGAGTTCAGAAGGCTGTCTCCGAAGGCGAATACGAACTCGCCGCGGCTGCGGAACGGGTCGCCGAAGCTCGCTACGCTTCGGCACTGAACGGCGTCTACGAAAAGATCGCCGCGATCGGCAGCTACCAAGCCGAACTGTCGCTCGCCCGCAACCAGTTGACCGACGCGATCATCCGCTCGCCGCTGGAGGGTTTCATTCACCAACGGCTGACCGCACCAGGGTCCTACATCTCGGTAGGCCAGAGTATCGCTGTCGTCGTCCGCACCTCGCCGCTGCGTTTCCGCAGCTCGGTTCCCGAGCGACGCGCTCAGGCACTTTCGTTGGGCCAACAGGTACGGCTGCAAATCGAATCGGTCCCGGAGCCGCGGACGGCGACGATCACGCGAATCAGCCCGATGCTGGATCAGCAGAGTCGTTCGTTGGTCTTCGAGGCGGAGATCGAAAACGAGGGCCAGGAGCTGCGAGGCGGACTGTTTGCCGAAGCGGAGATCGTGGTCGACGACGACGCCACCGGCTTGGTCGTCCCGCAATCGGCGATCAACGAATTCGCGGGAGCGGAAAAGACCTGGAAGGTTGTAGACGGCGAACTTGTCGAGCAGGAGGTGCTGATCGGAAAACGCCGTAACGGACAGCTGGAAGTTCTGCAAGGGCTGCAATCGGGAGACGTGATCTTGCGCGACGCGTCGCAGGGTCGGATCGCGAAGATCAAGCCTTAA